From Aspergillus fumigatus Af293 chromosome 5, whole genome shotgun sequence, a single genomic window includes:
- a CDS encoding putative AhpC/TSA family thioredoxin peroxidase — protein MGHMLFKSLASNQRNHKYMKSGRLHPVCTTELADLAKHQSEFAKRGVKLIGLSANSIESHDGWINDITEIAGCSLTFLVIGDEDRKIAHTYDMLDHQDVTNVGARGIAYTIRSVFIIDPNKVIRLIQAYPASTGRSTTELLRVVDSLLVTDKYSVNTPANWEPGDDVVVPAGLTAEEAQVKYPNMETVKPYLRFIPLARHHLYQH, from the exons ATGGGCCATATGCTGTTCAAGTCCCTTGCATCCAACCAAAGGAACCACAA GTATATGAAAAGCGGAAGACTACACCCCGTCTGCACCACCGAACTGGCAGACCTAGCCAAGCACCAATCCGAATTCGCCAAGCGCGGCGTCAAGCTGATCGGCCTGTCCGCCAATTCGATTGAGTCGCACGATGGATGGATCAACGACATTACCGAGATCGCTGGCTGTTCGTTGACATTTCTTGTCATTGGCGATGAGGATCGCAAGATTGCCCATACTTATGATAT GCTCGACCACCAGGACGTCACCAACGTCGGCGCCCGCGGCATCGCCTACACGATCCGGTCTGTGTTTATCATCGATCCCAACAAGGTGAtccgcctcatccaggcGTATCCGGCCTCTACCGGTCGCAGCACAACTGAGCTGCTCCGTGTCGTGGATTCCCTGCTTGTCACCGACAAGTACTCCGTCAACACCCCCGCCAACTGGGAGCCTGGTGATGATGTAGTCGTTCCCGCGGGTCTCACTGCCGAGGAGGCGCAGGTCAAGTATCCAAATATGGAAACTGTGAAGCCGTATTTGCGCTTCATACCATTGGCCAGGCACCATCTTTATCAGCATTAG